Proteins encoded within one genomic window of Methanoregula sp. UBA64:
- a CDS encoding cupin domain-containing protein translates to MIQKNPGHDLVALIAEDRTADRLAWNPHAKFAGVAMKHLITGNDTGGALSVHHVRIDPGCAIGDHAHAGQVEIHEVLAGGGSCTVGTKEIRYVPGVIGVMPADTVHRVVAGKDGLLLLATFSPGLV, encoded by the coding sequence ATGATACAGAAAAATCCCGGCCACGATCTCGTGGCGCTGATTGCAGAAGACCGCACTGCCGACCGCCTCGCATGGAACCCGCACGCAAAATTTGCCGGGGTTGCCATGAAACATCTGATCACCGGGAACGATACCGGGGGCGCCCTGAGCGTCCACCACGTGAGGATCGATCCCGGCTGTGCCATCGGCGACCACGCCCATGCCGGGCAGGTTGAGATTCACGAAGTGCTCGCGGGCGGGGGATCCTGCACGGTCGGCACCAAAGAGATCCGGTACGTGCCGGGAGTGATCGGCGTGATGCCGGCCGACACCGTGCACCGCGTGGTCGCGGGGAAAGACGGGCTGCTGCTCCTTGCAACATTCTCGCCCGGGCTTGTATAA
- a CDS encoding ArsR/SmtB family transcription factor — protein sequence MKSSGRSCCGTGKPANKNRAARSDTGLAEIERLGGEKVLSRAVPEEAELAAQSKRYHALSDPLRLSILYILKDQPLCVCVINRFMRISGSKLSYHLSILKESGLIDGECQGNWIIYSITETGKKYVQ from the coding sequence ATGAAATCTTCCGGACGATCCTGCTGCGGTACGGGAAAACCCGCGAATAAAAACCGGGCCGCACGCTCCGATACCGGCCTTGCGGAGATCGAGCGCCTTGGCGGCGAGAAAGTGCTCTCCCGGGCAGTGCCGGAGGAAGCCGAGCTTGCCGCACAGAGCAAACGCTACCATGCCCTCTCCGATCCCCTGAGGCTCTCGATCCTCTACATCCTCAAAGACCAGCCGCTCTGCGTCTGCGTGATCAACCGGTTCATGCGGATCTCCGGTTCGAAACTTTCCTACCATCTCTCCATCTTAAAAGAGAGCGGGCTTATCGATGGCGAGTGCCAGGGCAACTGGATCATCTACTCGATCACGGAGACCGGGAAAAAATACGTGCAGTAA
- a CDS encoding cobyrinate a,c-diamide synthase — protein sequence MQTVIPRVLVAGTHSGCGKTTIATGLMAALVARGITVQPFKTGPDFIDPSHHTLICGRPSRNLDICMMGEAGIKRTFAEASAGAGIAVIEGAMGLFDGREGSDTASAAHVARVLGAPVILVVDVKAVSRSIHATIKGFRDFDPGIKIAGVIYNRGGSDRHRQMIAEEEYVPALGWVPRQPDAEVKSRHLGLLMADESPALTKYGKVIEETCDLDRILEIARAAPAPDLPKTAAPDARPKKDRPVIAVARDAAFCFYYQDNIDRLARAGAEIRQFSPVAGEIPEADAIYLGGGYPELHAAALARSRSTKAIRTLAEDGMPIYGECGGLMYLCGSLESEGKEYKMTGILPGRAVMTKRLAALGYVKGAFSGSAGLWPGTVAVRGHEFHYSHVECDRDARFALRLTSGAGIGNGNDGLFENAAIGTYTHAYFSDAFCKKIIAAAAAYRNAREKK from the coding sequence ATGCAGACCGTAATCCCCCGGGTCCTTGTCGCCGGCACCCACAGCGGCTGCGGCAAGACCACGATCGCCACCGGCCTGATGGCAGCGCTCGTGGCCCGGGGCATTACCGTCCAGCCTTTTAAAACCGGCCCGGACTTCATCGACCCCTCGCACCACACGCTCATCTGCGGCCGGCCGTCGCGGAACCTCGACATCTGCATGATGGGCGAGGCCGGGATAAAACGGACATTTGCCGAAGCCTCGGCCGGCGCCGGCATCGCGGTGATCGAAGGGGCGATGGGCCTCTTTGACGGGCGCGAAGGTTCCGATACCGCGAGCGCCGCCCACGTGGCCCGGGTGCTCGGCGCCCCGGTGATCCTGGTCGTGGACGTAAAGGCCGTCTCGCGCAGCATCCACGCGACCATCAAGGGTTTCCGGGACTTCGACCCCGGGATAAAGATCGCCGGCGTCATCTACAACCGGGGCGGCAGCGACCGGCACCGGCAGATGATCGCAGAAGAGGAGTATGTCCCGGCGCTCGGCTGGGTGCCCCGACAGCCGGATGCTGAAGTAAAGAGCCGGCACCTGGGCCTGCTCATGGCAGACGAGTCCCCGGCGCTCACAAAGTACGGGAAGGTGATTGAGGAGACCTGCGACCTCGACCGGATCCTTGAGATCGCCCGGGCCGCACCGGCGCCTGACCTGCCAAAAACGGCCGCACCGGACGCCCGGCCAAAAAAGGACCGGCCCGTAATCGCCGTTGCCCGCGACGCAGCGTTCTGCTTTTATTACCAGGACAACATCGACCGGCTCGCCCGGGCCGGCGCAGAGATCCGGCAATTTTCCCCGGTTGCCGGAGAAATTCCGGAAGCCGATGCGATCTATCTCGGTGGAGGATACCCGGAGCTCCACGCAGCGGCGCTCGCACGATCGAGGTCCACCAAAGCGATCCGCACGCTCGCGGAAGACGGGATGCCAATATACGGCGAGTGCGGCGGGCTCATGTACCTCTGCGGCTCGCTCGAATCCGAAGGGAAGGAGTACAAAATGACCGGGATCCTGCCCGGCCGGGCGGTCATGACAAAACGGCTTGCAGCCCTCGGGTACGTGAAAGGCGCATTCTCCGGGAGCGCCGGCCTCTGGCCGGGCACGGTCGCGGTCCGGGGCCACGAGTTCCATTACTCGCATGTCGAGTGCGACCGCGATGCACGCTTTGCGCTCCGGCTCACAAGCGGGGCCGGCATCGGGAACGGGAACGACGGGCTTTTCGAGAACGCCGCGATCGGGACGTACACCCACGCGTACTTCAGCGATGCATTTTGTAAAAAAATCATTGCAGCAGCAGCGGCGTACCGGAACGCACGGGAGAAGAAGTAA
- a CDS encoding sugar phosphate isomerase/epimerase family protein, with amino-acid sequence MTAQYGCSTFCCMDLPLQEALPFVREKTDRIEIVSEGLHDLFRYHEDCQSVSAHYTVHAPLSDINLASTNERIRAASLAVIDDLCGICDSIHATVLVVHPGYFPWENMRAVSRESLVRSLDDLCIVQQEHDVRIGIENMGSWECLHFRQPDLVPDLASRDLGFVLDVGHARLNNALDAFAETSRPCHIHFHDNRGTNDDHAACGTGTIDFAGILPLLPETASRVIEVSNIAAYEQSVAFLTGLEQNLKRRT; translated from the coding sequence ATGACCGCACAGTACGGCTGTTCCACGTTCTGCTGTATGGACCTGCCCTTACAAGAAGCCCTCCCGTTTGTCCGCGAGAAGACCGACCGAATCGAGATCGTATCCGAAGGGCTCCACGACCTCTTTCGGTACCACGAGGACTGCCAGTCGGTCTCCGCACACTACACCGTGCACGCTCCCCTTTCGGACATCAATCTCGCAAGCACGAACGAGCGGATCCGGGCGGCAAGCCTTGCGGTGATCGACGATCTCTGCGGGATCTGCGACAGCATCCACGCCACCGTGCTCGTGGTGCACCCGGGGTACTTCCCGTGGGAGAACATGCGGGCGGTCTCACGGGAATCGCTGGTCCGGTCGCTCGACGATCTCTGCATTGTCCAGCAGGAGCATGACGTGCGGATCGGGATCGAGAACATGGGTTCGTGGGAGTGCCTCCATTTCCGGCAGCCGGACCTCGTGCCCGATCTCGCGTCCCGCGACCTCGGCTTCGTGCTCGATGTCGGCCACGCCCGGCTCAACAATGCCCTTGACGCGTTCGCAGAAACGAGCCGGCCCTGCCATATCCACTTCCACGATAACCGGGGAACAAACGACGACCACGCGGCCTGCGGGACCGGGACGATCGACTTTGCAGGCATCCTCCCGCTCCTCCCAGAAACCGCGTCGCGGGTGATCGAGGTTTCCAATATTGCGGCATACGAGCAGAGCGTTGCATTCCTTACCGGGCTTGAGCAGAACCTAAAGCGCCGGACCTAG
- a CDS encoding ABC transporter ATP-binding protein encodes MIELAGLDVNYGARKVLDAITFEAKTGTFAGIIGPNGSGKTTLLKAVSRVIAPAAGIVKLDGRPLDALTSRELAQSVAVVPQETTAGFDFTVRDVVLMGRYPRLGRFSRESEADLAACDRAMKLTGITHLAARPINAISGGELQRAIIARALAQEPRHLLLDEATSHLDISHQVEILSTIKKLSSGIAVIGVFHDLNLAAYFCDEIIVLKDGKIVTAGTPAEVITPALLADVFGITAAVTIHPGTGKPLVVLLLQEPGKAPTGRRVHVISGGGTGASILRALHRAGCRVTTGVLAMNDSDYAAATELGIACITEPPFAPITGPSHAALAHQIGAADLVVLTAAPVGQGNLDNLRVLAEETTTPVLFVAENKTAAVPDFTGGAATAYLDRMAASGRLSTVTGSDLISRCTAKGEISR; translated from the coding sequence GTGATCGAACTTGCCGGCCTTGACGTAAACTACGGGGCACGAAAAGTGCTCGACGCGATAACCTTCGAAGCAAAGACCGGCACGTTTGCCGGGATCATCGGCCCGAACGGCTCGGGTAAAACCACACTCTTAAAGGCCGTCAGCCGGGTCATCGCTCCCGCAGCCGGGATCGTAAAGCTCGACGGCCGGCCGCTCGACGCCCTCACGAGCCGCGAGCTTGCGCAGTCCGTTGCGGTCGTCCCGCAGGAGACAACGGCCGGCTTTGACTTTACGGTCCGGGACGTTGTCCTGATGGGTCGGTACCCCCGGCTCGGCCGGTTTTCCCGCGAGAGTGAGGCGGATCTTGCTGCCTGCGACCGGGCAATGAAACTCACCGGCATCACTCATCTCGCGGCCCGGCCCATCAACGCGATCAGCGGCGGCGAACTCCAGCGGGCGATCATTGCCCGGGCGCTCGCGCAGGAACCCCGCCACCTCCTCCTTGACGAGGCGACCTCGCACCTCGACATCAGCCACCAGGTCGAGATCCTTTCGACCATCAAAAAACTCTCATCCGGGATCGCAGTCATCGGCGTCTTCCACGACCTCAACCTCGCCGCGTACTTCTGCGACGAGATCATTGTCTTAAAGGACGGGAAGATCGTAACGGCCGGCACGCCGGCCGAGGTGATCACGCCGGCACTCCTCGCAGATGTGTTCGGGATCACGGCCGCGGTAACCATCCACCCCGGGACGGGAAAGCCCCTTGTCGTCCTGCTCCTGCAGGAGCCCGGGAAGGCGCCCACCGGCCGCCGGGTGCACGTGATCTCCGGTGGCGGAACCGGCGCTTCGATCCTCCGGGCCCTGCACCGGGCCGGCTGCCGGGTCACGACCGGCGTCCTTGCCATGAACGATTCCGATTACGCAGCGGCAACCGAGCTCGGGATCGCCTGCATCACGGAGCCGCCGTTTGCGCCCATCACCGGCCCCTCGCACGCTGCGCTGGCACACCAGATCGGCGCAGCAGATCTCGTTGTTCTTACCGCAGCGCCGGTCGGGCAGGGGAACCTCGACAACCTCCGCGTCCTTGCAGAAGAGACAACCACCCCGGTCCTCTTTGTCGCGGAGAACAAAACGGCCGCAGTGCCGGACTTTACCGGGGGTGCAGCAACGGCGTACCTCGACCGCATGGCAGCCTCCGGCCGGCTCTCCACCGTTACCGGATCCGATCTTATTTCCCGCTGTACCGCAAAAGGAGAGATATCCAGATGA
- a CDS encoding FecCD family ABC transporter permease, whose amino-acid sequence MQKGYAVTGVLVVAAVATVVLCTGFGPAGTPFFGMNGSDTASLILFDVRLPRVIAAMLVGAGLAAAGVVMQGLFRNSMADPYLLGTSSGGALGAALAIVCLGGALHGLFAFIGCLGASFLVYGIAQNKGRVQVEQLLLTGIAVSMFFAAVLSAVMYSSGQNLHQILFWLLGGFWNISWSDVELGLVIVPAALALLFFSRELNIFSMGEEDAIHLGVNTEKLKLVLLGISSLVTGIAVAIAGCIGFVGLITPHVVRLVVGPDHRVLLPAAMLAGGILLALSDTVARTIGNEMPVGIVTAFLGAPFFIWLLKRRYAA is encoded by the coding sequence ATGCAGAAAGGGTACGCGGTCACCGGCGTATTAGTCGTTGCCGCGGTTGCAACCGTTGTACTCTGCACCGGGTTTGGCCCGGCGGGAACGCCCTTCTTTGGCATGAACGGCAGCGACACCGCGTCGCTCATCCTCTTCGATGTCCGCTTGCCCCGGGTGATCGCCGCGATGCTTGTCGGGGCCGGGCTTGCCGCGGCCGGTGTCGTGATGCAGGGCCTGTTCCGGAATTCCATGGCCGACCCGTACCTCCTTGGCACCTCATCGGGCGGGGCGCTCGGGGCGGCCCTCGCCATCGTCTGCCTCGGCGGGGCGCTCCACGGCCTCTTTGCGTTTATCGGCTGCCTCGGCGCATCGTTTCTCGTGTACGGCATAGCGCAGAACAAGGGCCGGGTGCAGGTCGAGCAGCTGCTCCTTACCGGGATCGCGGTCTCGATGTTCTTTGCCGCCGTCCTCTCCGCGGTCATGTACTCCTCGGGCCAGAACCTCCATCAGATCCTCTTCTGGCTGCTGGGCGGGTTCTGGAATATTTCATGGAGCGATGTGGAGCTCGGTCTCGTGATCGTGCCGGCCGCGCTCGCGCTCCTCTTCTTCTCCCGCGAGCTCAACATCTTTTCCATGGGCGAGGAGGACGCGATCCATCTGGGCGTCAACACCGAGAAGCTCAAGCTCGTCCTTCTCGGGATCAGCTCGCTTGTCACCGGTATCGCGGTGGCAATCGCCGGCTGCATCGGGTTTGTGGGCCTTATTACCCCGCATGTGGTCCGGCTCGTGGTCGGCCCGGACCACCGGGTCCTGCTGCCGGCCGCGATGCTTGCCGGCGGGATCCTGCTTGCGCTCTCCGACACCGTGGCCCGGACAATCGGTAACGAGATGCCGGTCGGGATCGTGACGGCATTTTTGGGCGCACCGTTCTTCATCTGGCTTTTAAAACGGAGGTATGCCGCGTGA
- a CDS encoding MarC family protein, with product MDQASFFVAFFAALFAITNPLGNIPFYLMYTADIESPRTRQAFAILLGPVIFGIIVLCMFFGSAALSFFGISVPAFEIAGAILLLVIALSMVSGTRTEQVHATTSSAKGLTPWKAAEAYIPTILVPLIFPIYIGGGTITVATIYGNEALTGGHFAAAIAVVAIVCILIILCNLASDIIARVLGRQGLEIVVRVFGIVLLGLSVQMFADGAGQMAAAFLQAHSF from the coding sequence ATGGACCAGGCATCGTTTTTTGTTGCGTTTTTTGCAGCGCTCTTTGCCATCACCAACCCCCTGGGAAATATCCCGTTTTATCTCATGTATACCGCCGATATCGAGTCGCCCCGCACCCGCCAGGCATTTGCCATCCTGCTCGGGCCGGTGATCTTCGGCATTATCGTGCTCTGCATGTTTTTCGGATCCGCGGCCCTCTCGTTTTTTGGGATCTCGGTCCCGGCATTCGAGATTGCCGGCGCCATCCTGCTTCTCGTCATCGCACTCTCCATGGTCAGCGGGACGCGGACAGAACAGGTCCACGCCACCACCTCATCCGCAAAAGGGCTCACGCCCTGGAAAGCGGCCGAGGCCTATATCCCGACCATCCTCGTGCCCCTGATCTTTCCGATCTACATCGGCGGCGGAACGATCACGGTCGCGACCATCTACGGCAACGAGGCGCTCACCGGGGGACACTTTGCCGCTGCGATTGCGGTCGTTGCCATTGTCTGCATCCTTATCATCCTCTGCAACCTTGCGTCTGATATCATTGCCAGGGTCCTCGGGCGGCAGGGGCTGGAGATCGTGGTCAGGGTTTTTGGTATCGTTCTCCTCGGCTTATCGGTCCAGATGTTTGCCGATGGCGCCGGGCAGATGGCGGCAGCGTTTTTGCAGGCGCACAGCTTCTGA
- a CDS encoding cobalamin-binding protein, whose protein sequence is MKQIYLILIFAAVLCLAAAPALAAPPANTTAPARTVTDDYGTTVTITGTPERIVSLAPTNTEILFALGLGDKVVGVTDYCNYPPEALTKPKIGGFSTVSVEKVAAQHPDLVVASEGNGAELVDHLRKLNMTVMVTNPKNVSGILQDITLVGEAAGAGDNASARVASLTARIRATEANASALGAHPKVAHIIWNDPIYASGSGTFQDELISMAGGTNAFAGKTGYATIGTEEFIAANPDILIVNSGTGMGGSEDSVAQYFGNETRFAGISAIKNHRVYVIDSDTVDRAGPRVVDALEIIAADVRESDKTTAPGTPKPAAPGFGSLAAAGACLSALALFALREK, encoded by the coding sequence ATGAAACAGATCTATCTCATCCTCATTTTCGCCGCAGTCCTCTGCCTTGCCGCAGCCCCGGCGCTTGCGGCACCGCCGGCCAATACTACCGCACCGGCCCGGACCGTCACCGACGATTACGGCACCACGGTCACGATCACCGGGACCCCGGAACGGATCGTCTCGCTCGCGCCCACGAACACCGAGATCCTTTTCGCGCTCGGTCTTGGCGACAAGGTTGTCGGGGTCACCGATTACTGCAACTATCCCCCCGAAGCTTTGACAAAACCAAAGATCGGCGGGTTCAGCACGGTGAGCGTTGAAAAAGTTGCCGCACAGCACCCGGACCTTGTGGTAGCCTCCGAAGGAAACGGTGCGGAGCTGGTCGATCACCTGCGAAAACTCAACATGACCGTGATGGTAACAAACCCGAAAAATGTCTCCGGGATCTTACAGGACATCACGCTTGTCGGTGAAGCTGCCGGCGCCGGGGACAATGCCTCCGCTCGGGTCGCTTCGCTTACTGCACGGATCCGGGCAACCGAAGCAAACGCCTCGGCCCTCGGTGCGCACCCGAAAGTCGCCCACATCATCTGGAACGATCCCATCTACGCGAGCGGCAGCGGGACGTTCCAGGACGAGCTCATCAGCATGGCCGGCGGCACGAATGCATTTGCCGGTAAAACCGGGTACGCTACGATCGGCACCGAGGAGTTCATCGCGGCAAACCCCGATATCCTGATCGTAAACTCGGGCACCGGCATGGGCGGCAGCGAGGACTCTGTGGCGCAGTATTTCGGGAACGAGACCCGGTTTGCCGGGATCTCTGCCATCAAAAACCACCGGGTATACGTGATCGATTCCGACACGGTGGACCGGGCCGGGCCGCGGGTCGTTGACGCCCTCGAGATCATTGCAGCCGATGTCCGGGAATCGGATAAAACGACCGCTCCCGGCACGCCGAAACCTGCGGCGCCGGGCTTTGGATCCCTTGCGGCCGCTGGTGCCTGCCTGTCAGCGCTCGCCCTGTTCGCACTGCGGGAAAAATAA
- a CDS encoding type IV pilin N-terminal domain-containing protein, producing MIMRKDSAVSPVVGVMLMLVVTIIIAAVVSAFAGGLAGNTHKTPQTSIAATATLPPSGNETVFANNGGDVLDLNEIKVMFQSQDTKTTLTTTDVGTNCIAFQKVGSTSSTMIKPGDSFKIVGKAAGYGTGVTYGSFAMYADSKITWSVIDKVSGGTIATGTVVL from the coding sequence ATGATCATGCGCAAGGATTCGGCAGTATCTCCGGTTGTCGGTGTCATGCTCATGCTCGTGGTGACTATCATCATCGCTGCAGTGGTCTCTGCATTTGCAGGAGGACTGGCAGGAAACACGCACAAGACGCCCCAGACAAGTATTGCCGCAACGGCAACTCTGCCCCCTTCAGGAAACGAGACGGTCTTTGCCAACAATGGCGGAGATGTTCTTGATCTCAACGAAATTAAAGTGATGTTCCAGTCGCAGGATACAAAAACAACACTGACAACGACAGATGTCGGAACCAATTGCATTGCGTTCCAGAAGGTCGGCAGTACAAGTTCAACGATGATAAAACCCGGCGATAGTTTCAAGATCGTTGGAAAAGCGGCAGGTTACGGGACCGGTGTCACGTATGGCAGCTTTGCAATGTATGCCGATTCCAAGATTACCTGGAGTGTCATTGACAAAGTCAGCGGAGGCACGATTGCAACCGGGACGGTGGTCCTGTAA
- a CDS encoding type IV pilin N-terminal domain-containing protein, with protein sequence MQFTESDERAVSPVVGVMLMLVVTIIIAAVVSAFAGGLGGTQQKTPAAVLDINIHSLENQGAMPGYGSGYYIPTMTITEISGDALPTKDLKITTSFTNSSGTTFTGNLSGEVAVTGNDGWNSYTSSQYAGVLYLSDINRFGWAVQNTDHGFKGWFGNSSAVLQPGDTLTTPAQYCGNYNDNTGPSSPHTNPGMNYLLGFDVTEQEKVGGFGPGSVVEVKILHTPSGKMIADQKVVVE encoded by the coding sequence ATGCAGTTTACAGAATCAGACGAGCGTGCAGTCTCGCCGGTGGTCGGCGTGATGCTGATGCTCGTTGTCACGATCATCATTGCCGCAGTCGTCTCCGCATTCGCGGGAGGACTGGGAGGAACACAGCAAAAGACACCCGCTGCGGTGCTGGATATAAACATCCATTCACTTGAAAATCAGGGTGCAATGCCAGGATATGGAAGCGGATATTACATCCCGACTATGACCATAACCGAAATCAGCGGAGATGCCCTCCCTACAAAGGATCTTAAAATCACAACCTCCTTTACGAATTCCAGTGGGACAACATTTACCGGAAATTTGAGTGGTGAAGTTGCCGTAACGGGGAATGACGGTTGGAACAGTTATACCTCCAGCCAGTATGCCGGAGTTTTGTATCTGAGCGATATCAACCGTTTTGGATGGGCCGTTCAGAACACCGATCACGGGTTCAAAGGATGGTTCGGAAATTCGTCTGCCGTACTACAACCCGGGGATACCCTGACAACACCGGCGCAATACTGCGGAAATTACAATGATAACACGGGGCCCTCATCTCCCCATACCAATCCGGGTATGAACTATCTTCTTGGATTCGATGTGACAGAACAGGAGAAAGTCGGTGGGTTCGGGCCCGGTTCCGTTGTTGAAGTAAAGATTCTCCATACCCCGAGCGGAAAGATGATCGCTGATCAGAAGGTGGTTGTAGAATGA
- a CDS encoding ABC transporter substrate-binding protein: MKKGDFMDKRIIIAGIILLCCVAAGAVVLTSGSGPQEKAVAAAVVPAMPAAANTTSPQAGCTQVTITQTDGTPVTLPCRPERLIVANANAAEMVIALGAGDKIVGVTDSTLSVPYIMDKIPNATSIGNWQTPNVEQILALHPDVVIAYSSYQPKNLDQLLAANITVISLDCYKLDTLPADARAIGKLTGRENAAEVYARMVEDSVAEVDARVKTLPKQDFPGVYFESYTDYTAAANGSGSDEMLVSAGGRNIAGDAMTSTMKVSPEWVVSAQPQYVFKVVSSSDTRALSEVVASLKSRPGWNTIPAVRNNRVYAFANDIEFGPRAYIGLVYTAQLLHPDEFRDMHPKAMKDEYAAAYVSGTNTSVTVYP, encoded by the coding sequence GTGAAAAAAGGTGACTTCATGGACAAGCGGATCATTATTGCAGGAATTATTCTTCTCTGCTGTGTTGCAGCAGGGGCAGTTGTACTGACGAGCGGATCAGGGCCGCAGGAAAAAGCCGTGGCGGCAGCGGTTGTTCCCGCAATGCCCGCAGCAGCAAACACAACCTCCCCACAGGCCGGCTGTACGCAGGTCACGATCACCCAGACGGACGGGACGCCCGTGACGCTTCCCTGCCGGCCGGAGCGGCTGATTGTAGCAAACGCCAATGCCGCTGAAATGGTGATTGCACTCGGCGCCGGCGATAAAATTGTGGGCGTAACCGACTCGACGCTCTCGGTCCCGTACATCATGGACAAGATCCCGAACGCCACGAGCATCGGCAACTGGCAGACGCCAAACGTGGAACAGATCCTCGCGCTCCACCCGGATGTGGTGATCGCGTATTCGAGTTACCAGCCAAAGAACCTCGACCAGCTTCTGGCTGCAAACATCACGGTCATCTCGCTGGACTGCTACAAGCTCGATACACTCCCGGCAGACGCCCGGGCAATCGGAAAACTCACCGGCCGGGAAAATGCTGCTGAAGTCTATGCACGCATGGTCGAGGATTCGGTAGCAGAGGTGGATGCCCGGGTAAAGACCCTTCCGAAACAGGATTTTCCGGGAGTGTACTTTGAGTCCTATACGGATTACACGGCAGCGGCAAATGGCTCCGGGTCCGATGAGATGCTGGTATCAGCCGGGGGCCGCAACATTGCCGGGGATGCAATGACATCGACCATGAAGGTGAGCCCCGAGTGGGTGGTCTCAGCGCAGCCGCAGTACGTGTTCAAGGTCGTCTCGTCATCGGATACCCGGGCGCTCTCCGAGGTCGTGGCATCCTTAAAGAGCCGGCCCGGCTGGAATACGATCCCGGCGGTCCGGAACAACCGGGTGTACGCGTTTGCAAACGATATCGAGTTCGGGCCGCGGGCCTACATCGGCCTCGTGTACACGGCCCAGCTCCTCCACCCGGACGAGTTCCGCGATATGCATCCGAAAGCGATGAAGGACGAGTACGCGGCAGCGTACGTGAGCGGGACGAATACATCGGTGACGGTGTACCCGTAA
- a CDS encoding ABC transporter permease, translating into MNGIQEYISRDMIKWLRSPVSVVSMLVMPAAWLIFVGLALPVTFTGNYLDFIVPGILVMTMLSSSLNGGTLLMFDKILGFLNKFLALPTPRESILFGKIFFITIRGAIQATIILVIAVLIGATILPPAQYGMIYLILLLFGFLMSAFATTIALYLGDHDSYAAFNTMIAMPIFFTSSALMPYDVMPAWLRTIAHVNPLSYAIDAVRATETGAVPVLQIGILAVLAGIVIAICMQMFRRVSV; encoded by the coding sequence ATGAACGGCATACAGGAATACATTTCGCGGGATATGATCAAGTGGCTGCGGAGCCCGGTCTCGGTCGTGTCCATGCTGGTCATGCCGGCGGCGTGGCTGATCTTTGTCGGCCTTGCCCTGCCGGTCACGTTTACGGGAAACTACCTGGACTTCATTGTCCCGGGCATTCTCGTGATGACCATGCTCTCGTCCTCGCTCAACGGCGGGACGCTGTTGATGTTTGACAAGATCCTCGGATTTTTGAACAAGTTCCTTGCCCTGCCCACACCCCGGGAGAGCATCCTTTTCGGGAAGATCTTTTTCATCACGATACGGGGGGCCATCCAGGCAACAATTATTCTCGTGATCGCGGTTCTCATCGGCGCGACCATCCTCCCGCCGGCCCAGTACGGGATGATCTACCTGATCCTCCTCCTCTTCGGGTTCTTAATGTCGGCATTTGCCACCACGATTGCGCTCTACCTCGGCGACCATGATTCGTACGCGGCGTTCAATACGATGATTGCCATGCCGATCTTTTTCACATCGAGCGCTCTGATGCCCTACGATGTGATGCCGGCCTGGCTGCGGACGATTGCACACGTTAATCCCCTGAGTTATGCAATCGATGCGGTCCGGGCCACGGAGACCGGCGCGGTCCCGGTCCTCCAGATCGGGATCCTTGCGGTGCTCGCCGGGATTGTGATCGCGATCTGTATGCAGATGTTCCGGCGGGTGTCGGTGTGA